A stretch of the Phycodurus eques isolate BA_2022a chromosome 15, UOR_Pequ_1.1, whole genome shotgun sequence genome encodes the following:
- the helq gene encoding helicase POLQ-like — MDDKQHVECSDSDDLFGDYDSLLEDASLLAKLDRADEPAAEDRRFLSDSIVDAPDADVVRDDLPCSQREPKRRKVHGHATPGTDDEKVHGVARRSVSERVKKTLRSNAAAPASLSRSVAMKEAVLSREISGAAEAVRAHDDDLGPFFGLPSKVKDLLFTLRGIRSLYAWQETCLRLDCVSERKNLIYTLPTGGGKTLVAELLMIRELLCGKRNCIFVLPYVALVQEKVRGLAVLGLELDFLVEEYAGSKGRFPPVSRRGRRSLYVATIEKAHALVNALIESDALRRVGLLVVDELHMLGAGGRGALLEITLAKVLHLSRDTQIVGMSATLGNIGELQTFLKADNYRDDFRPVHLKEYVKLGDGIYEVDAREEDSFRLCRRLELNYSSAMQKVDPDHIVALVTEVIPKHSCLLFCPTKRNCENVAVMICKYLRRDFLRERQAEKEELLRQLKECGKGSLCPLLRRTVPLGVAYHHSGLTGDERKLLEDAYGAGVLCLLACTSTLAAGVNLPARRVIVRSPLVALAALTTSQYKQMAGRAGRAGLDSEGESILILQDARAGQGHALLCSPVENCYSCLLADDHKSLLGLILSLVGLKVASRVEHLEEFVRGTLLFVQRERACVRLEDVLQRSVDLLKVKGLLHVQGRALQVTLLGRATFKGCVDVSHSEVLYQDLQQGLEGLFLNSFLHLLFLVTPYDLAAACTPDWMTFYTQMSSLSSSELKMCATVGVPESLVARKAAGQSVSKCANMRVAKRVYLSLVLMSLLKDGDLWGVAQRFQLSRGFVQSLLSSAAAFCTCVLHFTQELESLWPYRSLLEALTRRLSYCVKPELIPLMEVAGVTEARAKQLHAAGYTTPTHLANADAALLVRTAERLSRKQANQIVASAKMLLDEKAAALQQEVDHLLAVPPGLPD; from the exons ATGGATGACAAGCAGCATGTGGAG TGCAGTGACAGCGACGACTTGTTCGGCGACTACGACAGTCTCCTGGAGGACGCGTCATTGTTGGCCAAACTGGACCGGGCCGACGAGCCGGCGGCCGAGGACCGGCGCTTCCTCTCCGACTCCATCGTGGACGCGCCGGACGCAGACGTGGTGCGGGACGATCTGCCTTGCAGCCAGCGGGAACCCAAGAGGCGCAAAGTACACGGGCACGCCACCCCTGGCACGGACGACGAGAAGGTCCACGGCGTGGCGAGGAGGAGCGTGAGCGAGCGCGTGAAGAAGACGCTGCGAAGTAACGCGGCGGCGCCCGCCAGCCTTTCGCGTTCTGTGGCGATGAAGGAGGCGGTGCTCAGCCGCGAGATCAGCGGCGCCGCGGAGGCCGTCCGTGCGCACGACGACGACCTGGGGCCTTTTTTTGGCCTGCCCAGCAAAGTCAAAGACCTCCTCTTCACGCTCAGGGGAATCCGCAGCCTCTATG CGTGGCAGGAGACGTGTTTGCGTCTGGATTGCGTGTCGGAGCGGAAGAATCTGATCTACACGCTTCCCACCGGCGGCGGCAAAACCTTGGTGGCCGAGCTCCTGATGATCCGAGAGCTGCTGTGCGGCAAGCGCAACTGCATCTTCGTCCTGCCCTACGTCGCCCTCGTCCAAGAGAAG GTTCGCGGGCTGGCGGTCTTGGGTCTGGAGCTGGACTTCCTGGTGGAGGAGTACGCGGGCAGCAAGGGCAGGTTCCCGCCCGTCAGCAGGAGGGGGCGGCGCTCCCTCTACGTGGCCACCATCGAGAAGGCGCACGCCCTCGTCAACGCGCTCATCGAGAGCGACGCGCTGCGGCGCGTCGGCCTGCTCGTGGTGGACGAG CTGCACATGCTGGGCGCGGGCGGCCGAGGCGCTCTGCTGGAGATCACCCTGGCCAAAGTTTTGCACCTCAGCC GCGACACGCAGATCGTGGGCATGAGCGCCACCCTGGGGAACATCGGCGAGCTGCAGACGTTCCTCAAGGCTGACAACTACCGCGACGACTTTCGACCT GTGCATCTGAAGGAGTACGTGAAACTGGGCGACGGCATCTACGAGGTGGACGCCCGGGAGGAAGACAGTTTTCGCTTATGTCGTCGCTTGGAGTTGAAT tACTCGAGCGCCATGCAGAAGGTGGACCCGGACCACATCGTCGCGCTGGTGACCGAGGTGATCCCCAAACATTCCTGCCTGCTCTTCTGCCCCACCAAGAGGAACTGCGAGAACGTGGCCGTCATGATTTGCAAGTACCTCCGACG gGACTTCCTGCGCGAGCGGCAGGCGGAGAAGGAGGAGCTCCTGCGCCAGCTGAAGGAGTGCGGCAAGGGCTCGCTGTGCCCGCTCCTGAGGAGGACTGTCCCGCTGGGCGTGGCCTACCACCACAGCGGCCTGACGGGCGACGAGCGCAAGCTGCTGGAGGACGCGTACGGCGCCGGCGTCCTCTGCCTGCTGGCGTGCACGTCCACGCTGGCCGCCGGCGTCAACCTGCCCGCCAGAAG GGTGATCGTGCGCTCGCCGCTGGTGGCGCTGGCGGCGCTGACGACGAGCCAGTACAAGCAGATGGCGGGCCGCGCCGGGAGGGCGGGGCTGGACAGCGAGGGCGAGAGCATCCTCATCCTGCAGGACGCGCGAGCGGGACAAGGTCAC GCGTTGTTGTGCTCCCCCGTGGAGAATTGCTACAGCTGCCTCCTCGCCGACGACCACAAAAGTCTGCTCGGCCTCATCCTGTCCCTCGTCGGCTTAAAA GTGGCGTCGCGCGTGGAGCATCTGGAGGAGTTTGTGCGCGGGACGCTGCTGTTCGTGCAGCgcgagcgtgcgtgcgtgcgtctggAGGATGTCCTCCAGCGCAGTGTGGACCTCCTAAAGGTCAAAGGTCTTCTGCACGTGCAGGGTCGCGCCTTGCAGGTCACGCTCTTGGGCCGGGCCACCTTTAAAG gTTGCGTGGACGTGAGCCACAGTGAAGTTCTGTACCAGGACCTCCAGCAGGGCCTGGAGGGCCTTTTTCTCAACAGCTTTCTTCACCTGCTCTTCCTGGTGACGCCGTACGACCTCGCCGCCGCCTGCACGCCAGACTGGATGACCTTCTACACGCAg ATGTCCTCGTTGTCGTCGTCGGAGCTGAAAATGTGCGCGACGGTGGGAGTGCCCGAAAGTTTGGTGGCCAGGAAGGCGGCCGGACAAAGCGTCAGCAAG TGTGCCAACATGCGTGTGGCGAAGCGTGTGTATCTCTCGTTGGTTCTGATGTCGCTGCTGAAGGATGGCGACCTTTGGGGCGTGGCCCAAAGGTTTCAGCTGAGTCGCGGCTTCGTCCAATCGCTGCTCAGCTCGGCCGCTGCGTTTTGCACATGCGTGCTGCACTTCACGCAG gaGTTGGAGTCTTTGTGGCCATACAGGTCCCTACTGGAGGCGCTGACGCGACGCCTCAGCTACTGCGTGAAGCCGGAGCTCATCCCCCTGATGGAGGTGGCGGGGGTCACGGAG GCTCGCGCCAAGCAGCTCCACGCCGCCGGCTACACGACGCCGACGCACTTGGCCAACGCCGACGCCGCCCTCCTGGTCCGGACGGCGGAGCGCCTCAGCAGGAAACAGGCCAATCAAATCGTGGCCTCGGCCAAA ATGTTGCTCGACGAGAAGGCGGCCGCGCTGCAACAGGAAGTCGATCATCTGCTCGCCGTGCCGCCTGGCCTGCCCGACTGA